DNA sequence from the Acidobacteriota bacterium genome:
CGTGCTTTTTACCCAGGGTCGCGGCTGCGCCTTCACCCTGGGCTACATTCTGTCACCCGCTGCGCGGGTTCAATACGGAAATTTTTCTTGCTCTATAAAATCCGCCGCAACACTTCGCCGTGCACATCGGTCAGGCGGAAGTTGCGGCCCTGATACTTATAGGTCAGGCGCGTGTGATCAATGCCCAGGCAATGCAGGATGGTGGCGTTCAGATCAAAGAGGCTGACCGGATCGCGCGTGATGTTGTAGCTGAAATCATCCGTCTCACCGATGGTCTGGCCGGGTTTGACGCCGCCGCCCGCCAGCCAGACGGTGAAGCAGCGCGGGTGATGATCGCGCCCGTAATTGTCCGCCGTCAGCGTGCCCTGCGAATACACGGTGCGCCCGAATTCCCCGCCCCAAACGACCAGTGTGTCGGCGAGCATCCCGCGTTCTTTCAAATCCAGCAATAAGGCGGCGGTCGGCTGATCGGTGTCGCGCGCCTGGTTGCGGATTTGCTTCGGACAGTTGTTGTGTTGATCCCAGCCGCGATGAAAGAGTTGAATGAACCGCACGCCGCGTTTGGCCAGCCGCCGCGCCAAAATGCAATTCGCCGCATACGTGCCCGGCTTGCGCGCGTCGGGACCATAGCGTTCAAACGTGCGTTCCGGCTCCGTTGACAGGTCGGTCAGCTCGGGCACGCTGGCTTGCATGCGATAGGCCATTTCGTATTGCGCCACGCGCGCGAGAATTTCGGGGTCGCCGACGCGCGCGGCGTTTTTCTGATTCAACTGCGCCAGAGCATCCAAAAAGCGCCGCCGCGCCTGCGCGTCCACGCCCGCCGGGTTTGACAGGAACAGCACGGGGTCAGGGCCATTTTGAAATTTCACGCCCTGATACTGCGAGGGCAAAAAGCCGCTGCCCCACAGCCGGTCATACA
Encoded proteins:
- a CDS encoding DUF1501 domain-containing protein, translating into MNPIADFNTQLTRRAFLNRCTLGTAALATLLNESGSAQTNAASQVAPHFAPTAKRVIYLFQSGAPSQLDLFDPKPGLEKLRGQNLPESIRQGQRLTGMTAFQSSFPTAPSLFKFAPHGQSGATLSELLPHTAKLVDELCFIKSMYTEQINHDPAITAALTGFQLAGRPSMGAWISYGLGSENKDLPAFVVMVSLGTGNTGDQPLYDRLWGSGFLPSQYQGVKFQNGPDPVLFLSNPAGVDAQARRRFLDALAQLNQKNAARVGDPEILARVAQYEMAYRMQASVPELTDLSTEPERTFERYGPDARKPGTYAANCILARRLAKRGVRFIQLFHRGWDQHNNCPKQIRNQARDTDQPTAALLLDLKERGMLADTLVVWGGEFGRTVYSQGTLTADNYGRDHHPRCFTVWLAGGGVKPGQTIGETDDFSYNITRDPVSLFDLNATILHCLGIDHTRLTYKYQGRNFRLTDVHGEVLRRIL